The Polypterus senegalus isolate Bchr_013 chromosome 10, ASM1683550v1, whole genome shotgun sequence genomic interval TCCTTCATTCGTTCATTTTCTAGTCCTGCCTACTTAATTAAAGCTTTGCTGGAACACCTGAAATCTGTCCTGGTAACAACTATGAAAGGCAGCAGCCAACAACCCTGGATGAAATACCAGTGTATGTCAGGGTACACTTGGCTCACACATCCACATTTGCTCAGCATTTTCAAGTTTTTTGTCAGCCTAGCTTTCATGAGATGTGATGAGATCACTGTTGCTCCTGACTATGTCTAGACAGTTTATGGGAGCAGtcaagaaagctaataggatgttTGGTTATATGTCACGTTGTGTGGACTACAAATCAAAAGAAGCCgtgcttaagttatataatgcaCTGCTGAGGCTTCAGCTAGAGTTgcgtgtacagttttggtctccacatctctctattatgtaaaaaaaaaaatactggggaCGAGACTTTTTGGGCGGctagacgtgatcttttgaagagagacacttcagaAGGACACTTTCATATCCCGCAAcacacggtcaagtcacgtcatactgacatccacGTCAGACAGATTTGAAGAGACACTTTTATCCCGAAGGAatgtcaacagaagaaatgagtacacgggcagtcCTTGcagtgagaaacgatgaagtcaaatgagtTAATGCAAAAATAGTCAATCGGTTACAAGGCacattggttaaatgcgtatcaatagactatgatctgcatcaccaccacctaatcaaagcaccatgatgtccctacattgatggattaaaggccagaagtccacgtgaccgtcatcatcaagtccttccatgagaaccctgaatacaatgaggactgtttcatttatgttaggtagaatgcctagagggggctgggtggtctcctggccttggtacccctgcagattttattttttctctagcctctgtcctccctggccatcggaccttacttttattctatgttaattagtgttctgtgATTTTAAttacttactttgtctttttttctctttcttcatcatgtaaagcactttgagctacattttttgtatgaaaatgtgctatagaaataaatgttgttgtatgcaGAAACAGTTGGTATTGTtgttgcggaagatgaaaacatcaatttacaatatcccatagaatatctacaaccgttaacactgttgGGTCTCCCACTGGCCAAAttgctgttgaaagaaggatgtatcgtgaagttattgtgtaatttatgtctgagtgatgggttATGCAATGGGAGAAGATTAGTTATTTTGAAAATTGGTAGAACAATACTAACTTCGACAACAAAGGTAATGAAGTACATATTCCGCGAgtaacattagacacaaaaggagatgttgatatgccatttgtattaaaacatttatagcttccttttagaatagcttttgcagtgacaattaacaaatcccaaggacaaacatttgaaaaagtctatttataatagagaaagaaagaaaattccctcacggccagttatacgttgcattatcaCGATGTAaaaccaaacaaggaatcaaaattcaatgcaatcttgtacagagaaagaggatgaaaactaggaatgctcaagtcaagtgtatccactgcacattattttgcagtgcgccgttactggtctgaaaataaagaacggtgAAGGTCTCGTtaaggttgatctgctcaggtccacaaaacattttgatggtggtcttagaaaaagaaaaaaaaagaaaatggacagtTTGGGGAAATggctgctgtggcagaataagagcaccagcaagccatggaattaaataatgggtttagtTGACAACAAGAATCGACTTCTCATTAAGTAATTGGTTGGAGTGGAACTGATTGAAGTTTGCAGTCCCAATTTGGCCAGTCATCTGTCGGCtcctttcacatctcatttctgtttggctgccatttaataaaaaaaaagaatcgaTTCAGAGGATCGaattcttaaaaacagggctattaaaatgaagggagaagaagttaattagcagtgaaaactggtcactgattaggaaaaggtttTAGAaagaagacctgcagccactgtggcccaccaggactggagttggagagcACTGGTTTACACTTATGGAGTTTTGTGGACAACCTCGTTACAAAATGACATTCCTTAATATTTCTGAAGACCTGGATGGCAGACTTGAGTGTTTTGTAACTGACGCACAGATTAGTAAATTATACACAGTGTAAACCTGCACATCGACTGGTTCTTTTCAGAGATTAGTGGGAGAATTGTTTCGATAAGGAAGAAGGAGCCAGTGTTGagaagctcagctcttttatggTCACTGCATTTTGGTTCATGTCCCAGTGGCTTCAGTGGGCTTTACATGTTTTAGTCTCTTGGCAAGGTGGGCAGACAAAACAAGTCGCCTAGACATGCTGTTGCTACTATAATTAATGTATTTGTCTGAGATCTACTGGGATATTTAGAGGTTTTGCACTCAAGAAAATGAGTGTAAGTAGACCGTGACATTGCGTTTAGCTGTAAAAGATGTCAGGGGTTTCAAATAAGACAATGAATAGATCTTACTGCATGACATGAGGGCAGAGGGTGagtttgacaaaaaaagaaacagtagttcaaaataaataacacccctttctatttttttttattttagaatatgtAAACGCCAGGGAGGTACCTGATGATATCACAGCCATAACAGACCGAGCTGCTCAGACGCTTCTGTGGACAGAGCTCTTTAGAGGTGCGTGTAGTatatggaattaaaaaaacaaaatccagtgaCTGTCTAAAAAACTATGGTTAGTGACAAAAACCTTTTAAATGGCGGGAGTGCTAATAGGGCACAGGGTCATTTtgttgtgctttataaatatcaGTCTTTGGGATTTCCTTCTCTCTTTGCACTGGCAAGTGGCAGCTGATGTTAGTGTTGTTACTGGCAGGTTTGGGGATGACCTTGAGCTACTTGTTCCGAGAACCAGCTACCATTAATTACCCCTTTGAGAAGGGGCCGCTTAGTCCACGTTTCAGAGGTGAGCATGCCTTACGTCGCTATCCTTCAGGGGAAGAGAGATGCATTGCCTGCAAGCTGTGTGAAGCCATCTGCCCTGCCCAGGTATTTCTCGTTTATCCCAGCTGCATTCCTGTTAAGTCTTTTGTAAACcatcttcatttttgtttcaagGTTGTCTGCTTCCACGTTCTCCTTTTTAATACAGAGTTCACTTTAACCTGTTTCAGGCAATCACTATCGAAGCTGAGCCACGTGCCGATGGGAGTCGCAGGACTACACGATATGACATTGACATGACCAAGTGTATTTATTGTGGTTTCTGTCAAGAGGCCTGTCCAGTTGATGCCATTGTAGAGGTGAGAAATACTCTAGCTTGTCATTCACACCTGGCTGCTCTTCATGATAGGAAAGTGGGAAGGGTGGGTTCATCTGTAGATGCTGTGGTTTTGCAAAGGTCTGGTCCTTATTCAAGAAGAAACGCCAAATTCAAACATATGGTTGGCTTATAAAGAGTGTGTACGGTTAgaaattcttcttcttccggctgctcccgttagggattgccacagcggatcatccaaaattgtccgcatattgatttggctaaattttacaccggatacccttcctgacataaccctccccatttatccgtgCTTGGGattggcacgaagaaacacactggtttgtgtatcccctgtggctgggttgtgtAAGGTTAGAAATTAAAGTAACTGCAAAACAAAGAAACCTGGAAGTGACGTGACGTATCTGTGAAGAGAGtctatagtggattcagaaaggatTTAGATGGTTTCGCTTTCTGCACGTGTTGTTGTGttgtaaattgataaatttgccatttttacccatctgtctacactcagtaacccataaggacaaagtaaaaacaggctTTCggaaaaggtttgcaaattattttaaacacaaaaagtgaaattgctcgtatatatatatataagtattcagactctttgctatgggactccaaattgtgctcacgtgcaTCTTGTTGGctttaattgtgaaatgaaaatttTTTGTCATTGCACAACAATACAAATGAAATTAACATGTCATTCCCCAAGATGCTACCAGCCGGATAAACAATCacgaataaaaaataaagtattagaagtagaaacaaaagaatatggataggaaataaagaataaaatactaGAGCTAAAAAATATTGATAGCATTGCAC includes:
- the LOC120538106 gene encoding NADH dehydrogenase [ubiquinone] iron-sulfur protein 8, mitochondrial-like, coding for MSSLRLLYRATQPGTTAVLLRTLTVSAQRHSYKYVNAREVPDDITAITDRAAQTLLWTELFRGLGMTLSYLFREPATINYPFEKGPLSPRFRGEHALRRYPSGEERCIACKLCEAICPAQAITIEAEPRADGSRRTTRYDIDMTKCIYCGFCQEACPVDAIVEGPNFEFSTETHEELLYNKEKLLNNGDKWEAEIAANIQADYLYR